A part of Sulfurifustis variabilis genomic DNA contains:
- a CDS encoding DUF6763 family protein translates to MPMEEEPVVGAIYEDQDGQAFEVLSFDEDEGTIEIQYADGGVDEIDLDAWYEMDLQPLKSAPWKGEEDEEEEEDEAKPRGGRRANDDEDDEDLDDYDDEEEDDYEE, encoded by the coding sequence ATGCCGATGGAAGAAGAGCCGGTCGTAGGGGCGATTTACGAGGACCAGGACGGCCAGGCGTTCGAGGTCCTCTCGTTCGACGAGGACGAAGGGACCATAGAGATCCAGTATGCCGATGGCGGCGTGGACGAAATCGATCTGGACGCCTGGTACGAGATGGATCTTCAACCGCTTAAGTCGGCCCCCTGGAAGGGCGAAGAGGATGAGGAGGAGGAAGAAGACGAAGCGAAGCCCCGCGGCGGGCGGCGTGCGAACGACGACGAGGACGACGAGGACCTGGACGACTACGACGACGAGGAGGAGGACGACTACGAGGAGTAG
- the aspS gene encoding aspartate--tRNA ligase, which yields MRTLYCGELNASLIGQEVALCGWTHRRRDHGGVIFVDLRDREGIAQVVFDPGLPDVFRKAEEVRGEFVLRIVGRVRRRPPGTENPHLKTGEVEVAAQSIEVLNRAEALPFQLDEPDVNESVRLRYRYLDLRRDSMQRNILLRHRVTQTLRRFLEANGFIEIETPMLTRSTPEGARDYLVPSRIHAGHFYALPQSPQLFKQILMVAGFDRYFQIARCFRDEDFRADRQAEFTQLDIETSFMDETAITRLMEQMVRRLFKEVLDVDLPDPFPRMSYHDAVHRFGTDRPDLRVSLELVEVADLVKEAEFKVFSGPANSPSGRVAALRVPRGGELTRSQIDGYTEFVGQYGAKGLAYIKVNDAARGREGLQSPILKFLTDDAIRGILQRTGAQTNDLIFFGADQAKIVNDALGALRLKLAEDLGLRQEGWRLVWVVDFPMFEYDAELKRWQSLHHPFTAPKAEDLERVDLDPANVRARAYDLVLNGSEIGGGSVRIHRTDVQQRVFATLGLDEAEAREKFGFLLDALKFGAPPHGGIAFGLDRVVALMAGAESIRDVIAFPKTQKASCLMTEAPSTVDEAQLRELHIRLRKPAGSADAAGGDKL from the coding sequence ATGCGCACCCTCTATTGCGGCGAGCTCAACGCGTCACTGATCGGCCAGGAAGTGGCCCTCTGCGGCTGGACGCACCGCCGTCGCGACCACGGCGGCGTCATCTTCGTCGATCTACGCGACCGCGAAGGCATCGCGCAAGTCGTGTTCGATCCGGGACTCCCTGACGTCTTCAGGAAGGCCGAGGAGGTGCGCGGGGAGTTCGTGCTTCGGATCGTCGGCCGGGTGCGCCGGCGGCCGCCGGGGACCGAGAACCCGCACCTCAAGACCGGGGAGGTCGAGGTCGCCGCGCAGTCGATCGAGGTGCTGAACCGCGCCGAGGCGCTGCCGTTCCAGCTCGACGAGCCGGACGTGAACGAGTCGGTGCGCCTGAGGTACCGCTACCTCGACCTGCGGCGCGACTCGATGCAGCGCAACATTCTGCTGCGCCATCGCGTGACGCAGACGCTTCGCCGCTTCCTCGAGGCGAATGGCTTTATCGAGATCGAGACGCCGATGCTCACCCGCTCGACTCCCGAGGGCGCGCGCGACTACCTGGTGCCTTCGCGGATTCACGCCGGACACTTCTACGCGCTCCCGCAGTCGCCGCAGCTTTTCAAGCAGATCCTCATGGTCGCGGGCTTCGACCGCTACTTCCAGATCGCGCGTTGCTTCCGCGACGAGGACTTTCGCGCCGACCGTCAGGCCGAGTTCACGCAGCTCGACATCGAGACCTCGTTCATGGACGAGACGGCGATCACCCGACTCATGGAGCAGATGGTCCGGCGCCTGTTCAAGGAAGTGCTCGACGTGGATCTGCCCGATCCCTTTCCGCGGATGTCGTATCATGACGCGGTTCACCGCTTCGGCACCGATCGCCCGGACCTTCGGGTGTCGCTCGAACTCGTGGAAGTCGCCGATCTCGTGAAAGAGGCCGAGTTCAAGGTGTTCTCGGGGCCGGCGAACTCGCCGTCGGGGCGGGTGGCTGCGTTGCGCGTGCCGCGGGGCGGAGAGCTCACGCGCAGCCAGATCGACGGCTACACCGAGTTCGTCGGGCAGTACGGGGCCAAGGGGCTCGCCTACATCAAGGTGAACGACGCTGCGCGCGGGCGTGAAGGCCTGCAGTCGCCGATTCTCAAATTCCTGACGGACGATGCCATCCGCGGGATATTGCAGCGCACGGGTGCACAGACGAACGATCTCATCTTTTTCGGCGCCGATCAGGCAAAAATCGTGAACGACGCCCTCGGCGCGCTGCGCCTCAAACTCGCCGAGGACCTGGGCCTGCGCCAGGAGGGCTGGCGGCTCGTCTGGGTCGTCGACTTCCCGATGTTCGAGTACGACGCCGAGCTCAAACGGTGGCAGTCGCTGCACCACCCCTTCACCGCACCCAAGGCCGAGGACCTCGAGCGGGTGGATCTGGACCCCGCCAACGTGCGCGCCCGGGCCTACGATCTCGTGCTGAACGGCTCGGAGATCGGCGGCGGATCGGTCCGCATCCACCGCACCGACGTGCAGCAGCGGGTGTTCGCGACGCTCGGTCTGGACGAGGCGGAGGCGCGCGAAAAGTTCGGCTTCCTGCTCGACGCCCTGAAGTTCGGCGCCCCGCCCCACGGGGGTATCGCCTTCGGGCTGGATCGCGTCGTCGCCCTCATGGCGGGTGCCGAGTCGATCCGCGACGTGATCGCCTTTCCCAAGACGCAGAAGGCTTCGTGCCTCATGACCGAGGCGCCGAGCACGGTCGACGAGGCGCAGCTGCGCGAGCTGCACATCCGGCTGCGCAAGCCGGCGGGCTCCGCCGATGCCGCCGGCGGCGACAAACTTTAG
- a CDS encoding DUF502 domain-containing protein, which yields MMHRLRRYLVAGLLIWVPLGVTLLIIKFLVDLMDQTLLLLPAGLRPENLLGFRIPGLGILLTAAIVVGTGVVVTNLFGQQLLHLGERLLDRIPLVRTIYTSVKKLTEAIFHGTGKSFRKVVLVEYPRKGIWSLAFLTGEGVHEVRDRTGQDLLTIFVPTTPNPTSGFILMLPREDVIELEMPVDDGLKMIISVGVVVPEGRKEALIAPRRAQAS from the coding sequence ATGATGCACCGCCTGCGGCGTTACCTCGTGGCGGGACTGCTGATCTGGGTCCCGCTCGGGGTGACGCTCCTCATCATCAAGTTCCTGGTCGATCTGATGGATCAGACTCTGCTCCTGTTGCCGGCGGGGCTTCGTCCGGAGAATCTGCTCGGCTTTCGCATTCCGGGTCTCGGCATACTGTTGACCGCCGCGATCGTGGTCGGCACCGGGGTCGTCGTCACGAACCTCTTCGGACAGCAGCTCCTGCACCTGGGCGAGCGGCTGCTCGACCGGATCCCCCTGGTGCGCACCATCTACACCTCGGTCAAGAAGCTGACCGAAGCCATTTTCCACGGCACCGGCAAGTCGTTTCGGAAGGTAGTGCTGGTGGAGTACCCGCGGAAGGGCATATGGAGCCTGGCCTTCCTGACCGGCGAGGGCGTGCACGAAGTGCGCGATCGCACGGGCCAGGACCTGCTTACGATCTTCGTCCCGACGACCCCGAATCCGACTTCCGGCTTCATCCTGATGCTGCCGCGAGAGGACGTGATCGAGCTCGAAATGCCGGTCGACGACGGGCTCAAGATGATCATCTCCGTAGGGGTGGTCGTGCCCGAGGGTCGTAAAGAAGCGCTCATCGCGCCCCGGCGCGCGCAGGCCTCGTAG
- a CDS encoding HU family DNA-binding protein produces MATAGKKPTTKSEIFAYIAEKTNLKRKDVVGVFDALQDLIERDLKKGPGIVNLAGLMKIKVVNKPAVPARKGINPFTKEEVLFKAKPARNVVKIQPLKTLKDMV; encoded by the coding sequence ATGGCGACAGCCGGAAAAAAACCAACGACCAAATCCGAGATCTTTGCCTATATCGCCGAAAAGACGAACCTCAAGCGCAAAGACGTGGTCGGGGTCTTCGATGCCTTACAGGATCTGATCGAGCGTGACCTCAAGAAAGGGCCCGGGATCGTGAACCTGGCCGGGCTGATGAAAATCAAGGTGGTCAACAAACCGGCGGTACCGGCCCGCAAGGGTATCAACCCGTTCACCAAGGAAGAGGTCCTGTTCAAGGCAAAACCGGCCCGCAACGTCGTCAAGATTCAGCCGCTCAAGACCCTGAAGGACATGGTTTGA
- a CDS encoding histidine triad nucleotide-binding protein, with translation MAQNCLFCRMVSGEIRPDVVYQDDEVLAFRDINPQAPVHVLVIPKRHISTLNDLEPGDATLVGKLFLAAQRVARQGGVAESGYRTVMNCNADAGQSVFHLHLHVLGGRVMAWPPG, from the coding sequence ATGGCGCAAAATTGTCTCTTTTGCAGAATGGTTTCGGGGGAGATCAGGCCGGACGTGGTCTATCAGGACGACGAGGTCCTCGCCTTCCGCGACATCAATCCGCAGGCCCCTGTGCACGTACTCGTGATTCCCAAGCGCCACATCTCCACGCTGAACGATCTCGAGCCGGGAGACGCAACGTTGGTCGGAAAACTGTTTTTGGCCGCCCAGAGGGTGGCGCGGCAAGGGGGTGTCGCGGAGTCGGGCTATCGGACCGTCATGAACTGCAACGCCGATGCCGGGCAATCGGTCTTCCACCTACATTTGCACGTGCTCGGCGGCCGGGTGATGGCATGGCCGCCCGGCTAG
- a CDS encoding FmdB family zinc ribbon protein yields the protein MPIYEYKCTDCGHGLEAIQKVAEEPLRDCPACGQPSLKRLLSAAGFQLKGSGWYATDFKDSGKKKEKEKEKASEGTEAGEKKKAHGCGGGTCGCAG from the coding sequence ATGCCGATTTACGAGTACAAGTGCACCGATTGCGGCCACGGCCTGGAGGCCATTCAGAAGGTGGCCGAGGAGCCACTGCGTGATTGTCCCGCGTGCGGGCAGCCGTCGCTGAAGCGGCTCCTGTCGGCGGCCGGTTTTCAGCTGAAGGGAAGCGGCTGGTACGCCACCGATTTCAAGGATTCAGGCAAGAAAAAGGAAAAGGAGAAGGAGAAGGCGTCCGAGGGGACCGAGGCCGGCGAGAAGAAGAAGGCCCACGGGTGCGGCGGCGGGACCTGCGGCTGCGCCGGATAA
- a CDS encoding esterase/lipase family protein, producing MALRGSANGARESVVLVHGLWLGGWSLALLARRLARCGFDTYPYSFPTCRLDLRENAARLHAFAARVPGDVVHFVGHSLGGVVIRATLHGVDLNRPGRVVTLGSPHGGSAAAVQVGRTAFGRRWLGRSIGALLAGEARGLRPVRREIGVIAGSVPLGLGRLFVRHDEVNDGVVTVTEAGLAEASDSIVLPTSHSGMLVSRAVATQVCVFLRTGRFRH from the coding sequence GTGGCACTGCGAGGGTCCGCAAACGGGGCGCGCGAGTCGGTGGTCCTGGTCCACGGTCTCTGGCTTGGCGGCTGGAGTCTCGCGCTGCTCGCGCGACGCCTCGCGCGTTGCGGCTTCGACACGTATCCGTACTCCTTTCCGACCTGCCGCCTCGATCTGCGCGAGAACGCCGCGCGACTGCATGCCTTCGCGGCACGGGTACCGGGCGACGTGGTTCACTTCGTCGGGCACAGTCTCGGTGGCGTCGTCATTCGCGCAACGTTGCATGGCGTCGACCTGAACCGACCCGGGCGGGTCGTGACGCTGGGCTCGCCGCACGGCGGATCGGCGGCCGCCGTCCAGGTCGGCCGCACGGCGTTCGGACGGCGCTGGCTCGGCCGCAGCATCGGCGCCCTGTTGGCCGGCGAGGCGCGCGGTTTGCGACCCGTCCGGCGCGAGATCGGTGTGATCGCGGGGAGCGTGCCCCTCGGACTGGGGCGGCTCTTCGTGCGGCATGACGAGGTGAACGACGGCGTGGTCACGGTCACCGAGGCAGGACTTGCGGAGGCGTCCGACTCGATCGTCCTCCCGACGAGCCATAGCGGCATGCTCGTGTCGCGTGCGGTGGCAACGCAGGTGTGCGTTTTCCTGCGGACCGGGCGCTTCAGGCACTGA
- the ssb gene encoding single-stranded DNA-binding protein, with the protein MARGVNKVILVGNLGRDPEVRYSPNGQAIANVTIATTDSWKDKNTGEKQERTEWHRVVFFGRLAEIAGEYLKKGSQIYVEGRLQTRKWQDKDGNERYTTEIVANEMQMLGSRGGAGAPSEATESTAGYEAAPARAGGAKSAPPDFDDDIPF; encoded by the coding sequence ATGGCACGCGGCGTCAACAAGGTGATACTCGTCGGTAACCTCGGCCGGGACCCGGAGGTGCGGTACTCACCGAACGGCCAGGCGATCGCCAACGTCACGATTGCGACGACCGATTCGTGGAAGGACAAGAACACCGGCGAGAAGCAGGAGCGAACGGAATGGCATCGGGTCGTGTTCTTCGGCCGACTGGCCGAAATCGCGGGGGAGTACCTGAAAAAGGGCTCACAGATCTATGTCGAGGGGCGCCTGCAGACGCGCAAGTGGCAGGACAAGGACGGCAACGAACGCTACACGACCGAGATCGTCGCGAATGAAATGCAGATGCTCGGTTCCCGTGGCGGTGCCGGCGCGCCGAGCGAGGCGACCGAATCGACCGCCGGCTACGAGGCGGCGCCGGCACGGGCCGGCGGTGCGAAGAGCGCGCCCCCCGACTTCGACGACGACATTCCTTTCTAG
- the nudB gene encoding dihydroneopterin triphosphate diphosphatase, with amino-acid sequence MPPAATNFRRPESVLVVVHTAHRVLLLRRADAAGFWQSVTGSLEWNEDNPRQAAVRELREETGLAVLPEALTDLALTQRYTIMPQWRARYAPGVTENTEYGFAVAVDSEIPVVLSPEHAEFAWFEFPRAAATVYSWSNRAAIEAIARNLG; translated from the coding sequence ATGCCGCCGGCGGCGACAAACTTTAGGCGTCCGGAATCCGTTCTCGTCGTCGTCCACACGGCGCACCGGGTGTTGCTGCTGCGGCGCGCCGACGCAGCCGGTTTCTGGCAGTCCGTAACCGGGAGCCTGGAATGGAACGAGGACAACCCGCGCCAGGCCGCGGTGCGCGAGCTGCGCGAGGAGACCGGGCTGGCCGTTTTGCCCGAGGCCCTGACCGATCTCGCGCTCACCCAGCGCTACACGATCATGCCGCAGTGGCGTGCGCGCTATGCGCCCGGCGTCACCGAGAACACCGAGTACGGCTTTGCCGTGGCGGTCGACTCCGAGATTCCGGTCGTCCTTTCCCCCGAGCATGCCGAGTTCGCCTGGTTCGAGTTCCCGCGGGCGGCGGCGACGGTGTACTCCTGGAGCAACCGGGCCGCCATCGAGGCGATCGCGCGGAACCTGGGATAG